The genomic interval TTAATTTGCTAGAGAGGCTCCCAGAACAGAGAAACACTTATTTATGTTAACCAGTTTATCAAAGGATGTGACAGGGGGATACAGAAGGCTATCCAGATAAAGAGCTACACAGAGCAAGGTTTAGGAGGCCCCTGAACACAAGAGCTTCTATACCTGTGTGTCACCTTCCCAGTGTAGATGTGCTCACCATCCCAGAAGCTCTCCAAACCCACACTGTGAGGATTTTATGGAGGCTTCCTCACATAGGCATGATAAATTTACTTAATTTccagcccctctctcctctctggaaaaTGAGGGTAAGGGCTGAGAATTCTAAACTTCTAATCGTGGCTTGATCTTGTGACCAGCCCCCATAGAGGAGTCATTCAGGAGCCCACCcagagtcacctcattaacacAAAAGATGCTTTTAATGCTCTTATCACAAATAATTTACAAGGGTGTTAGAGCCCTGTGTCAGGGATCAGGGTCAAAGacaaatattagaacaaaagagGGTACCAgtgctcttatcacttaggaCATTACAAGGGGttcaggagctctgtgccaggaaccaagagcagagGCCAATATACATTTTCTATTATCTCGGAAGCCCTAATCACTATTCTACCTGGATCCAAACTAAGGGCAACATAGAATAGCTGCTCTCACCATCAGTCCCAGAGTCCCTCTTGTCCTTCTTTCCCCACAAACTTAGGCTGTGCTAGACAAGAGGTCCTGTGTCCTGTAACAGGAATGTGAAGCTATGACTACAGGCTGGTGTTTAGTCTGTCATGTCAATAGATGAGCAGGCACAAAAGTGAgataactgggggggggggggtgaactcTGACCCCAGACGATCAGATGGTTTCTATTCATCTCTTCCGAGTCTTCTATTCTTTATCCTATAAAAGCTTCTTGCCTTCTGCAACATTTTGTAGTTCTGTGAATGTGTTCCATGAAGTATTAAATAAAGtttgtgtattttctttgataatttttttaacagCCCTAAGAGAAATTGGAGAAGGAGGGCTCGGGCTGCTTCTGGTGCTCGATCTTACTCCTTTTCCAAAGTGAAAACAGTCCAGATTGAAGTGCCCTATTAGTGGAAACCACCACCTTGTGGGGCTAGGGCTTTAAAGGAACTATCTCAGGGCACCCAAGCAGGATCCTCTCTGACCCACCGGCTTCCATGGGCCCATCCACAGCCAGAGGCTCCTGCATCAGCACCTGGAAAGAGGATGTGCCCGGGCCAGCACCCTGATGCCGAGGGGCACGAGGGGGCCAAAGCAAGGGAGTGCTGGAGGCTATGCTGATGGCACCCGCCTCCTCTATTTACCTTGAGTTTACTTTGCTCTTCTACAAGACTTACAGGGCGAAATGTTATAGGTCATTGGCTTTAGACTTttctcttttcagaaaaaaagtatcgaaaactatgttttcctctaaacACTGCATTTGCTtgcatcccacaaattttgatatatcCTCATTGTCACATAACTGACCTGAGTACTTTCTAATTTTCTTGCAATCTCCTCTATGACCAGGCTCTCACTGCCCATTCCTAGCTCCAGTGGGTGCCTGTGCAGCAGGCCTTGATTGCCTTCACCCGGGCCAGGTAGGCGGTCAGGGGTCAGGCCAGTGCCACCTCCCTGCAGTCCCGCCACTGTGTGCTCAGCCTGCGAGGCAACTTGCTCTCCTtgcaactctctctctctctctctctctctctctctctctctctctctaaagctgAGCAGGGCAGGGGCCCTCTGCATGCATCTTGTGCTCCTGACTGATGGGATCCGCTttgtcctttcctctccctttagTTGGGTTCCTGCTCCATTATGTTCACAGCACCTGCAGATGTTTCTTGACTAGCCTCTTTGGCCTGCTGCTAGGACTTGACGAATGCCCTGTGGGAAAAGAGGGACGGAAAAGAATGAGTGGGTGGCTTATCTCTCTGTGCAAGTCTGGAGAAGTAATTAGACCAGGTGTCCAAAGATACCCAGAGCCAACAATGGCCTCACTCCCGGGTGCTTTTTCTCCGCCCAGCGGCCACCAGCCTCAGCTGCAACATCCCAAGACCTTGACTTTCTGCATGTGTTGACTGGTGAATCATGTTTCCACCTCTCACTTTTAGCATGGGACCTGCAGCCAGGGAGATCTCTGTAGGCCTGGCGGTGGATGAAGGAGGCAGGATTTAGATTCTAGGTTGTGTCGATTAGAATGGgggaaaataaattacttaaatttgCAAATCAAAATgctgataaaaaaattaaagtaaaatgaaagaaaggtaataaagataaaaaggcagtagaactaaaatataaatagaaattcttattttaggaaaaacttaaaaagcaattCCATAACCATTAGCTAACCTAAtcaagacacacacagagagagagagagaagcaaaaagacaaatgaaaaatggCAAAGAGACTGGGTCTCAGAAGCAGGACTGGTGACATAATTTGTGTGGCtcaatgcaaaatgaaaatgtgggtaTCCTTGTTCAAAAATTAGGAAAAAGGTGCTTTGAAAGATACAAAAATGtgtttttcctcccttctcctgtggtcttagtgttttttcttttctattgaatGCTATTCTAATGAAAGGAAAATTTATATTAGCATAAATATTACTTTTCATCTTTATATTGTGCAATGTCAGCTTTAAGCACAACATAACAGCATTTAACTTAGATGTACGATAACCAAAATGAAACAAGTTGTGTTTTGTAATTCACTGATACACGTGTATCTTGTTCTAACAGAAAAGTAGGAATGTGGCATAAAACAAACttgtgcctaaccaggcggtggcgcagtggatagagcattggaatgggatgctaaggacccaggtttgagactccgagatcgccagcttgagcgtgggctcatctggtttgagcaaagcttaccagcttggccccaaggtcgctggctcgagcaaggggttactcagtctgctgaaggcctgtagtcaaggcacatatgagaaagcaatcaatgaacaactaaggtgtcgcaatgcgcaatgaaaaactgatgattgatgcttctcatctctctctgttcctgtctgtccctgtctatccctctctctgactctctgtctctgtaaaaaaaaaacaccaaaaaaccaaaaaccaacaaACTCgcattttatttcacttctctatATTAATTAGCACGTTCTACCAACACTCTCCCTTCAGATTCCTCTTGGGTAAGGACTGTGAGGAAAAGGAATTCTGTGTTGctttatattttccttctgtGTTATAGTTTTCAGCATGAATAAATGCAGGGAAGTAACTCAGTAGAGAAGAACACACCATGGTTCCTGGATCACTTGCGTTTCTCACAATGCCATTGCTTCTTTCTGAGTTGGAAAGCGAGTATCTGGTTCAAACAGAAAGCATGGCCTCTTGGGGCTGTGAGCACCCCCCACTTACTCAGTTGTAGATATAACACACTTATGTTTTTTGAGACCCACTAAATTCCAACACAGTGAGTGAGGGTCCACTGCAATTCTGTGTTCATGAGACATTGTGAACATTATATGTAAATGATGGCAAGGAATGGCAGACATGGATATTGTATGTATGTCCTCTTCTCATGCACATGCTCCACTCTGTCATCCCATTTTGCTTACAAaacaagcataaaaataaaatcattaaaattttcaaGGAACAGCAAAGCATTAAACCAAGCACAGCCCATTTGAGCTCTGGGCTGTTTGACTGCAGTGGTTGCGCTCCCGTGAACCTAGCCTTGCTCGGAAGAATATGCACAGCCCTGTGCAATTAACGGTCAATTTACAGATGGATCCCTGCTGCTTAGCAATCAGGCGCTGCAGGTCTGGGTGCCTCCTGCCTGCCTGGTGAGCAGAGGGACAATCGGCTGCTAGCGTGATGCTCCTGTTCTTCACATAGTGGGTGTCCTAGAAAAAGCTCTGGGtaggctctgggctctggggtgTCCTGTGACACCTGTGACTACTGGCACGTGGCCCACTGGGGAGCTGATTCTCCACTggctgatttgttttgttttgctattttggTTAGTTGGTAAGGTCAGAGCAGGGGGGAACAGGTAGACAGGCGCTGGGCATCAAGGACAAGGGACATAATGCAAAGATCCCATCCAGAGGGCACCAGGCTTAGGAAAGTCAGtaaaacaggaaaatgaggggaATCCCGAGGGTCTCTCTCTGTTATGCTTTCCCGCCAGCACACACTGGGCAAGGTGGCTGTGATGACCTCACACGGACAGAACAGACTGCATGTCCAGCGACTACAGTCTGAACCATTTGGGGAGAATGTGTTCATGCTGATTAATTTTGATATGCAGTTTTCCGAGGCCTTTGATTGCCTATTTTCCTCTTTTGAGAACAGTTGGCAAAATGGTCAATTGAGCAAAtgctaaaatatttgtaaaaatataaccAATGGCTACCCAGTGTCCAAAGTGATTTGTCACTGGTGTGATCTAGGTTATTATCTAGAATCACAACAGGAATGAATATTGCTTTATTTCTCCACTGTTCTTGGCTtgctcttagaaaataaaatgaaaaaatttaaacattttggcATGAAACAGTTAAAGCGGGACTTTTGTCTGGCATGTCACATAGCCAGTGTCTTAACATTcctttattcattattttgacACTTGCTCATTTAGTTCCTGTTATGTGCACTAAGGACTCAGACACAGTCTCTCCATTCCTTGTGGAGTTTCTGTTCTATTtagggagacagacaataaaaaagCTCATGAACAAACGGGCTGAAGAATTTGGGGAGAACAGCCTTGCAGAGACGGAGGAGAAACAGGGCTTTGGGAGAGGGACTAGCAATTGTAAACATCGTGAGATGGAAACCAGCTCGACATGTTCAGGGAACATAAGCAAGGGTCCGAGGGAGCAGGCTAGGACATGACATTAGGCTTGGCGACTGAACATCGCAAGCAGTTTAGGTGGTTTCCTCGGAGTGATGGGAAGCCAGCGGAGATTTTGAGCAGTGGAGCGCAGTGACCCCATTTCCAGTTTTATAAGTTTGCGTTGGACTGTGTAGATAATAGGTTGCACTTGTGAATGGAAATCAACAAGATGAAGATTAGAGCCAATAGCATGGCCACATTGATCAAATCTGCAAAATAACAGATTGTCCACTTTTAAAAGGAGACCAGAATGTGTACCAGTTCCGTACTTTGCTGAGACTCTTCAGCTAGTAGTTGCAGATTACATTTGAATGTATATATGTGACAAAAATAAGGAACCATCTAGTACTCCTGACCACAGAACCCTCgccaaggagggaggaagaaaagaggaaagatgcGATGCCAGCGGGTCTGGCCGGCGGCGGCCCTGTGGCTACGGGATGCAGCACAACCCTCTggatggccaccagggggcgaaaaCGAGCTTAGCCGCACTTCTGGCTTCTGGTTCTCTCCGCTAGGACAAATTGATCTTTCTTTCCCTTGGCCAACTTCAGCCGGCTTCAGCTGCGTCCCAAGCTGCTGATGGAAAATGAAGTTAACGaattcttccccttcttctgtaGATGAACTGGAACAGATTCAAGCACGGAGAGTTACAGAGATCTTGGGGAGGCTGCTGCCCCTGTTACCACATAGGAACTGGTCTTTTTAATTTCACAGGTTATCTtttggattatatatatatataatgtatgtttGTGTGTCCTCATTTTACTGGACTTTTTTTTATCAGCATTTGACCAGTCCCTTCTATCCTTTATTGTTCTACATACTAAATTGAAACTTTACTGAATAAAAACACTCTCTAAAACATGATTAAATGGTCTATGCCACATGCACTTGAGCTGAACATGAGTCCTTTAACATGGAATGTCACACAAGTTGGTATTTCTAATTGTATAAAACTGTTTATGTAGTTGTTTTATAGTACACAAAATGTATGATGCTAGATTTGTAAACAATGtatttgaagacatttttaaagcataaaattttaataatctgtttcagatatacaatacaaaaaataattgcaATTTTGTCTGCATTCTAAATAAAACCTGAATGCTAACATCAAAATTGATGATCACCTCAGAAGGTGAAATTCGAGAAGCTCTACAGAGATCATTCAGTGATTCCCAAAGGAGTGTGCTATGGCTGTGTTGAATAGAACAGTTCCGCCTTGTTGGGGGCTGACCTAGGCACTGCAGAAGGGCTATCATCTCTGGATGCTGGCCACCAACTGTCAAAAGTCCTCTCTAGTTCCTGCAAAAACACAAAATGCCACGCCCTCTTCCCCATTTCCAAAACCTGCCTGTGGACTAGTGCTGCCTGTGGTTAAGAACCATTGCACCTCCTCATTTTTATCAATGGCTAAATGGCTAAATTAAGGCCCAGAGAAGGGGAGGATCCTGCCTGAGTCACGGGCAAGACATACAGAAAACAATCAGAGACTTACTGAAAAGTTACTACACAGAGCTCAGGCATCCTACTAGAACCTGGCtggggcggggaggcggggagaaCAAGAAACACAAAACATGGTCTCTACTCTCCAAAGGAGATAGGAAGAGagtgaaagcagtaatatttATTGGGAACCTATGGCATTCTAGCACTTTCTAAACATCTTCCTGGTGTCTTTGCAGCAACCCTCTGAGAAAACGGGCTCATGGAGGTTAAATGGGGACAGAATTTGAACCTCACAGTTACCTTTTCACTATTACCTCTCCTTGTGTGTGCAACCATAGAAATGagaggttttaaaaattatgcagaAATTGAGAAAAGCTGAGAACGTGTCCTGTCAATGTCAGACGAGTGCTCTCTCTAAGGGCCGTCTGGTCCTGCTGGCAAGTGTGACTGTTTCCCTTACCACTCGCCACTGCTTAGAGGCCAGACTCTGCGACGTTTGAGATTCAGTTGAAAAACTGAAAAGCTGCAGAGTATTTTGGTGTAGTAAATATGTAAGTGATTTCTATCCCATCGAGGGGATAACCACAAAGATTGTGGATCTGTTGGCCTGTAGGATGTTGATCACTTCGGGTCTAACTTAGCAATTTTATTCCAGCATTTTTTCTTTCACTGACTATGTATATATAGATCAGCTTCTCATATCTTCCTTCAGACTGGCTGTCATTTTCCTGGGTCTTTCAATCCTGTTAATTAAATCTTTGACACATGCTCCTTATATTGTTGTATGTGAgttatgtgtttttgtttttaactgtgaGAATTACATTTTGACATTAGCGTGAACCAACTGACTGCTCTAAGTGCTTGCAGGATGTCCAGCAAAGGCTTGGTgaatcaaagaaaggaaaatctttttatttttttaattcattttagagaggagagggagagagagagagagagagagaggagagagacagagagagagagagaaggggggaggagctggaagcatcaactcccatatgtgccttgaccaggcaagcccagggtttcaaaccagcgacctcagcatttccaggtcgacgctttatccactgcgccaccacaggtcaggcgaaagggAAATCTTGAGCTGGGCCTTGAAGGAAAAGTAAATTTCtacaggcagagaggaagggcctTCTAGGCAGGATTGCAGCATGAactaaggaagaaaggaattagGGGGTTTGTAGGGGCTATGATGGCAGGAATGGTGCCTGTTTGGTCTTTTTCTTCATGTCCTGCTCCTGAACTTGTAGGATGTGAAATgtgaaggttaaaaaaatatatactactaCAGAAACTCAGTAAGGCCGGGGGTTGGCGCTATTTGATCAGCAATGTAATCAGTGTTCGGACATAGTAAGTCAACAATGactatttattgaatgactaGGTTGATCAAAATAAAATTGGCTTCCATCAATTGACTACAtactctatgccaggcactgtgccaagctCTTTACATAAGTGATTGCATCAGATCCTCACACTGATGGTACAAGATggattttctcacttttttttaaaactaggtcTAGCCTATGTCAAAATGATGGCATGGGTCATTTTTATCTATGGGCTTTCTTGATCCTTCCCCCAAGGTTCCCGGTTCAAGACTTATGACTATTCTTCCCACTGTCCAAACTCCCCAAGCTTGGTGGTGTCACCCTCATTGGAATAAATCAGTCCTAAATGATGTGATCTGAGAGTCCGGATGGCCCTTCAGGTAACCAGGGACCACAGGTACATACACACTTACTGAATTTTAGTGAGTGGATCTGGAGGCAACAATCACTGCGATTCTTGGTTTTCTTACCTACAGGGAACCTGGTGTTGTGGTAGAAATGGAAaactaaaaagaaggaaaggggttCTGCTTCCAGCCCTGCCTCCACTCCACGGAGAAAGAGAATTCTAGACCTCTGTTAAGGAGACTCCCAATTTCTGGGTAGCAGCATGGTGTGGAGACATGGAGAATTATTGTTCACATTCCCCCCTTCAGGAAAAGGCTCATGGGCCAGCAGAGAGGTGTGTTGACATTAGCATGAACCATTAGCATGTTAGCTGTAGCTTCCGCTGTTAACTCGGGCAGATTTGCCTTAACTCTTGAGCTGAGGTTCTGGTCTTCATGGGGTGGGCGGAGCCCATGACTGAGCAGGGCTGTCCTACAATGTCCTCTCCATTTCTGCCTGACTCAGGACTCTTCTATCAGGCTCCAGAGCTCCCCACAGGGCTGACCGAGGCTCTGTCAGATCTACATCTTCGTCTGGCCACTCCCTTTCCCTAACCCTGCTTCCTCCTGTTTCCTTTGACAAGGGTTGCCTCCTCAATAAGCCCTTCCCACTCTTCAATCTGTCTCTCCATCTGCATCAGCCTTCCCAAAGATGCAGCTGACACAGATGAGATATTGTTAGCTTCAAGCAACCTTTCATCAGTGCAGGGAGtggatatatattttgttaatttatgtattgatttgagagaggcagagagagagagagagaggaacatcagtctgtcccTGGATGTGCCTGCCCCAGCAGAGGACCGAACAGGCCACCTCTGTGTagcaggatgacgctctaaccaaccgagctctccGGCAGGAGTGGGTATTTTAGAACTGGGTTTGAATCAGTACCAGCAGGGTGTAGAATCATCCTGGATGCTGGGGAGCAGTCCATACATCCACTCCGGCTCAGGAACCAAGcaagcttttatttcttgttactcTTCTTGACACTGACTACGCCTTGGTGTCATATGACATGGCTCGAATGTTCCTACTGGCTTTCTCAATTAGGGATTTGTTCAATGAATCAAGAGTGTGACTAAAGATGAAGTTCATTTCCAGTCAGAAGCTCAGCTTCAGTCAGGTTGCTTGGTTATAAATGGACTATTATCTGGTCATATATGGACTCAATAAGCCCTTTACCCACACACTGGGTCATGACTTAGGACAGGTGTATCTCAACCACCGGGCAGGCTGTCACCATTCTCACAGGCCACTTATAAAATGTCTTATATTTGATGTTGGGTGAGGCAGTCTTAATGTGGTAGGTGACCTGGTATTTAACCTGAACCCACATGCCCTCCGCATCTCCACCCCCTGCCTAACATCCAGGACCTCCCCCAGACGCACCTTCCCAGAACAGTTCTCTCATCCCACCAGCCCAGTTGTACCCGACATTAGCCTGAGGTTCTACACACATGGTCCCACTGAGCCCCTACGGCAATCTACAGACAGGTATGATTATCCCCATTTAGAGGACACTAAGGCTCTGAGAGGTTAAATTTGTCCTCATGGTGCCAAATGACAAAGATAGGCACAAAGCCCAGGTCTACATGTCCCCAAAGCCTGTGTTCCTAAGGCCTTCCTACATGATATCATGTCCCCAGCATTTCGCCCTTTCCTGACCCACAATGGTCTGGACTTGGTCCCACTTGGTTGCATTACTTCATATGCTTGTATGCTTATAGAATGAAGTTTTTATTGAGTATATACAGTATTTTCCCGCCTGCATTGAAAGTTGCTTGAAGAaaaggatatctttttttttttttttaaatgagaggaggggagatagtgagatatagtcctgcatgtgccccaacagggatccacctggatgCTTGAATGAACTGAgctatttatagcacctgaggctgatgctggatCAACAgcgctatcctcagcacccaggctgatgcttgaactaattgaaccattggctgcaagaggtgaagagagaaagaagggggagagggaagcagagagaagcagatggttgcttctcttgtgtgccctgaccagagattgatcctgggacatctgcacactgggccaatgctctatccactgagccaactagccattTCTCTTAAGGGTCCATGGTATATAGCAAGATATTTGTACATAGTGATTAAatctttgttcattcattgtggttgatttcatacaacaacaaggaaaagaaattaaaatactgTATGCTCATTACTAGACACTATACTTTCAAGACTGTTTTATGCAACCCTATTCTAATTTGCCCTATTTGAATGCTTTGTGATAGGTACTATTATCTTTGATAGAGAcagtttctttgtttctgagGCTACTTAAATGGAGTGACTCACCTATTTCTACACAACATGTGAGTGGTGGAACAGAAATTGTTCACACATGTCATTTCCTGGTTCTAATCTATTCTTGTCACACATGATTGGCTTTCTGATTTCACAGTTAAATCTGGTTCCACTAGGCAGTCTTTCGTGGcatccactattttttttttttttttgagtatatGTTTTAAGTAATTTCAGGTCACTGAGTAGATCTAAAAGAGGAGATTGACAAGAAAAATATTGGCTTCACACCAATGAATACAAACTATTCGTGGAGTGGAAGGAGAAAGGGGTGCCCTGTGGACTACAGACGGGACCCAGACTGAATATAAAGACAGAGGCGCTGGGGAGCGGAGCCACCATCAGGGAGACTCACCCCAGTGACTGCAGCCGAGTCGGTATTGTCCCTCCCAAGATGAAGCTGCTACTGCTGTGTCTGGGGCTGACCCTGGTCTGTGCCCATGAGGGAGGACACCATGAAGTTGTGACAAGCAACTTTGATGTGTCAAAGGTAGAGTCAGGGGAGCATAGGGAGTCTGACTTTGGGGGTGGCTGTGGGGACACTGAAGCAAGGTGGCCCCACGGGACGGGAAGAGGTTTTGACATGTTAGAGAAAGGGGTGGTTTTTAACATTAGTCTAAGAGCAACTGTCCTATGTGGGAAGAAGACAGCACTTGAGAACTTCCATTTTCAGTGGAGGGACAGTGGAAAGAGCCTCACACGTGGTGTGAATTGACCTGAGTTCTCATGCTGTCTTCAGCACTCAGAGTCTGGCCCATTGGGCGAGTTCACGGAGACGAGTGTCCATGAGATGCCccgtcttctcctctctcccagccaTTTTACTGATTTATTGCAGCTCTCAGGGGAGTGGTATACTGCTATGTTGGCCTCAGATGTGAAGGAAAGGATAGAAGAAAATAGTGTCATGAGGAGTTTTGTGGAATATATCCAAGTCCAGGACAACTCTCTGACATTTAAACTTCATGTAgagtaagtatttttttttttttttacttaagaaagGGAAAACAGAAGCCCAAGTATGATCTTGGaccactaaacacacacacacacacacacacacacacacacacacatctgcacACACATGCAGGCATACACTTAACATTGTGGGCCTGAATCTAAAATCAGAATCACTCATCTGACACAGATGTGGAACTTGCCACTTTTTCTAGATTCAAAGATAAAAATTGGTGAGAgcaattaatttaaatgggaCTAGAGGAGGTAAGAGATTGAGGGGTGTCAGAGTCATGAGTAGTGTGGCAATATAACACAGGTTAAGAGCATAGGAATAGGAATCAATAGCCTATCTATCTCTTGAAACCATCTCTTACTAATTATATGACCATGAGAATTCATCTCCTTTGACAGAACTCATCTCCTTTTACCCACTTTTCCCTCGGGTAAGAGAAGATGGTAATGATTCTCTGTCAGGGCTCTTGTCTCTGTAAGGGCAGAGTGAGGCAGTGTGCGCAGGGCACTCACCTGAGAGGCCAGCAGGTGCGAGCGCTCAGCGAGTTGTCCATCACGGAGCTGTGGTAACAGTGAGAGTGTGAAGCGCTGAGAGAGTAACAGTGGTATCAGCAGTTGATTCACtggtaaaatagaaaataaaacaaaataaggtaaATCAGAGCTCTTCCAAATTTGTACTAAAAATGTGTAACAATGAATTGGAACCAGGCACTCGAATTACAGGTGGAACGGGAGGGAGCCGGCCCCATCCGTATCTCTTGGGCATCTGCTCTTTCTGTTTTACAGGATTGAAGGAGAATGTCTTGAGTATACAGTGTCTTGTGACGAAACAGGAAAGAACGGGGTATGTAATGCTATCTGtaagtatacaaaaaaaaaaaatctttgtaaattTTACTGCATCTGCAGGAGGTTTTCTACACGCCGGGGTCCTTAGGATCTTGATCAATTCCTCACCAGTGCTTATTAAGGTAACACAAATGAGGCCGTGCGGCAGCCAATATACTCAACTCGGGAGAGCCTGTGTATAAAAGCCAAAACTGGCACATAATTCCATCAGAAGAAGATGGCTATTTGGACATGTGTACCACCTGGAAACAAAAGAATATGGGCAAAACCCAAAAACGAAACATGACTTGTCAGGATAGCTGCTCATTTGCTGCTCACTTCCTGATGAATTCTGGTGGCCACTGCCACGACACATTGTTCAGATAGAGTGCTGGGTGTATAATGGCACTGGGGTTTGTGGacaggacagagacacagagctGGCCGGAGATGGTGGGTGAGCCTCACAGAGGATGGTAGAGGTGAGGTTGCTCTGTGGCTGAATTCCTCTACCATCAGTGGGCAATAACCAGGAGCAGA from Saccopteryx leptura isolate mSacLep1 chromosome 2, mSacLep1_pri_phased_curated, whole genome shotgun sequence carries:
- the LOC136394362 gene encoding salivary lipocalin-like isoform X2 — its product is MKLLLLCLGLTLVCAHEGGHHEVVTSNFDVSKLSGEWYTAMLASDVKERIEENSVMRSFVEYIQVQDNSLTFKLHVEIEGECLEYTVSCDETGKNGVCNAIYAGFATITLIEADYSDYFIFHLINFTNDGTFQMMALYARTPDVSPNLKKRFEELCQQHGIPKDNILDVTNVDRCSHLRGSHETQSSSAE